A genomic region of Rubrivirga sp. SAORIC476 contains the following coding sequences:
- a CDS encoding cyanophycinase, producing MPSPTTDTPRGAIVPIGGAEAKTGTRDVLRRVLALAGGPDARIVVIPTASELPDTGDRYATLFKDLGAAEVRVLEIAERAHARVPGAVDAVERSTGIFMTGGNQLRLSTILGGTELARAIRRRNASGAVVAGTSAGAAVIPEHMIASGSTGPTPTTESVTLAPGMGLTNRLIIDQHFRQRDRLGRLLTAVSFNPFATGVGIDEDTALVLHPDNVFEVIGSGTVTVVDPSDLIYSSMDSARRGEPVSLIGLSVHVLAAGCTYDTESRMASAPPRVPYLDEDEDPVPDES from the coding sequence ATGCCTTCCCCCACGACCGACACTCCGCGCGGCGCCATCGTCCCCATCGGCGGGGCTGAGGCGAAGACCGGCACGCGCGACGTGCTGCGCCGCGTGCTCGCGCTGGCCGGCGGCCCGGACGCCCGGATCGTCGTCATCCCGACCGCCTCGGAGCTGCCCGACACGGGCGACCGCTACGCGACGCTCTTCAAGGACCTCGGCGCGGCCGAGGTGCGCGTGCTGGAGATCGCCGAGCGAGCCCATGCCCGGGTGCCCGGCGCCGTCGATGCCGTCGAGCGGTCCACGGGCATCTTCATGACAGGCGGCAACCAGCTCCGGCTCTCGACCATCCTGGGCGGGACCGAGCTGGCGCGGGCGATCCGGCGCCGCAACGCCTCCGGCGCCGTCGTCGCGGGCACGTCGGCGGGGGCGGCCGTCATCCCGGAGCACATGATCGCGTCCGGCAGCACCGGCCCCACGCCCACCACCGAGAGCGTCACGCTGGCACCAGGCATGGGGCTGACAAACCGCCTGATCATTGACCAGCACTTCCGCCAGCGCGACCGCCTCGGGCGCCTGCTGACGGCCGTCTCGTTCAACCCGTTCGCGACCGGCGTCGGCATCGACGAGGACACCGCGCTCGTGCTCCATCCGGACAACGTGTTCGAGGTCATCGGGAGCGGCACGGTGACCGTCGTGGACCCGTCGGACCTGATCTACTCGTCGATGGACTCGGCGCGGCGCGGCGAGCCGGTCTCGCTGATCGGCCTGAGCGTCCACGTGCTGGCGGCAGGCTGCACCTACGACACAGAGTCGAGGATGGCCTCTGCCCCGCCCCGCGTGCCGTACCTCGACGAAGACGAGGACCCGGTCCCCGACGAGAGCTGA